A portion of the Paenibacillus hamazuiensis genome contains these proteins:
- a CDS encoding carbohydrate ABC transporter permease, translating to MIFTKAERTGHALIAAAMCAIGLSMVLPIVHVIAQSFSSSVAINTGQVTFWPVGWTTGNYGFILRDPSIWLAFRNSLIVTVPGTLINLAATASLAYPLSRREYLGRKLILLLILITLIFHAPLIPNYLLIKELGLLNTLWALMLPSAISAFNLFVMRSFFMNLPAELMDSGKMDGCGELRLLWHIVLPLSRPAMATMGIIYAVANWNTYSAAVYYINKRTLVPLQVRLREIVFADMFGSSDPNGDLLTQLSPEGVKMAVIVVATVPIMLVYPFLQKHFIQGMLVGSIKS from the coding sequence ATGATTTTCACCAAAGCCGAGCGGACGGGCCATGCGCTGATCGCGGCCGCCATGTGCGCGATCGGGCTCAGCATGGTGCTGCCGATCGTGCATGTCATTGCCCAATCGTTCAGCAGCAGCGTCGCTATCAACACGGGACAAGTTACCTTCTGGCCGGTCGGCTGGACGACGGGAAATTACGGATTCATCCTGAGGGACCCTTCGATTTGGCTCGCCTTTCGCAACAGCCTCATCGTGACCGTACCGGGCACCTTGATCAACCTGGCCGCGACCGCTTCACTCGCCTATCCGCTGTCCCGCCGGGAATACCTCGGGCGCAAGCTGATCCTGCTGCTCATCCTGATCACCCTGATCTTCCACGCGCCGCTTATTCCGAACTACCTGCTGATCAAGGAGCTCGGGCTGCTTAACACGCTGTGGGCGCTTATGCTTCCGTCGGCGATCAGCGCGTTCAACCTGTTCGTGATGCGCTCTTTTTTTATGAATTTGCCCGCCGAGCTGATGGACTCGGGCAAAATGGACGGCTGCGGCGAGCTTAGGCTGCTCTGGCACATCGTGCTGCCGCTCTCCCGCCCCGCGATGGCGACGATGGGCATCATCTACGCGGTAGCGAACTGGAACACGTACTCAGCGGCCGTCTACTACATCAACAAGCGGACGCTCGTGCCTTTGCAGGTGCGGCTTCGCGAAATCGTCTTCGCCGATATGTTCGGCTCCTCCGACCCGAATGGCGACCTGCTCACCCAGCTGTCTCCGGAGGGAGTCAAAATGGCCGTCATCGTGGTGGCGACCGTGCCGATCATGCTGGTGTATCCGTTTCTGCAAAAGCATTTCATCCAAGGCATGCTGGTAGGCTCCATAAAATCTTAA
- the def gene encoding peptide deformylase produces the protein MTVKSIVPFGDPILRKKAKPVAEVGERVIKLLDDLTDTLYAKEGRAGLAAPQIGILRRVVVMDCGTGLIELINPEMLEMSGEQAGPEGCLSFPNFIGNVRRAMHVKISTLTRSGEKRELEAEGYLARCIQHEMDHLDGVLFIDRVQEDTLYHEHTKQTVRVADVIRLSNQGV, from the coding sequence ATGACGGTTAAATCGATCGTTCCGTTCGGGGACCCAATATTAAGGAAAAAGGCGAAGCCGGTTGCCGAGGTAGGGGAAAGAGTCATCAAGCTGCTGGACGACCTGACGGATACGCTGTACGCGAAGGAAGGGCGCGCGGGCTTGGCCGCTCCGCAAATCGGCATTTTGCGAAGAGTCGTCGTTATGGATTGCGGAACCGGGCTGATCGAACTGATTAACCCGGAAATGCTGGAGATGAGCGGGGAGCAAGCCGGCCCTGAAGGCTGCCTGTCTTTCCCGAATTTTATCGGCAACGTGAGGCGCGCCATGCATGTCAAGATCAGCACGCTGACCCGCAGCGGAGAGAAGCGCGAGCTGGAAGCGGAGGGATATTTGGCCCGGTGCATCCAGCATGAGATGGATCACCTGGACGGCGTGCTGTTTATCGACCGCGTTCAAGAGGATACGCTGTACCACGAGCATACGAAGCAAACGGTTCGTGTGGCGGACGTGATCCGTCTGAGCAATCAAGGGGTGTAG
- a CDS encoding helix-turn-helix domain-containing protein has translation MLVWMLRKIMAERGIWTGAALARLLKEKAGYRLSAPSIHALMTGQPKQMKAETLDALCIALECTPNDLWAFTPSGKGA, from the coding sequence ATGTTAGTTTGGATGCTGCGAAAAATAATGGCCGAGAGAGGAATTTGGACGGGAGCCGCACTCGCCCGGCTGCTTAAGGAGAAGGCGGGCTACCGGCTGTCCGCGCCTTCGATTCACGCTTTGATGACGGGACAGCCGAAGCAGATGAAAGCGGAAACGCTGGACGCCTTATGCATAGCGCTGGAATGCACGCCTAACGATTTGTGGGCGTTTACGCCGTCCGGCAAGGGAGCATAG
- a CDS encoding transposase yields MVHQNALSEKSLHRITSLFVTLKIGHLLRQAGIRKSFGMPALEVFQLLFTLVFQQRNWYRLLESERSSVPGKDVIYRFLNHSGFAWRKFLHSLSLLVVRRFESLISSSRTRVFIVDDSVLKRNRSKKAELLARVHDHTTGRFVRGYNMLTLGWSDGFSFAPIDFVMLSSAKITNRFCEIKDNLSKRTQGYKRRLEAFTRKPDAVVELLKRAIRAGFAADFVLMDSWFTQAPLLRSLMSEGLHVIGMIKDMKQRYVLGEDLVTLKELYQRLPRSTKIDVLGSFLVQTACGLPIRLVFVQNRNCRREWLVILSTDTELSDTEIVRIYGMRWSIETFFKFTKSHLKLGTEFQGRSFDSLICHTTIVFSRYLLLEWERRANQDARSLGGLFFLFADEVRELDFKSALQQIVVFFLELTKTKTKRERSALICQVQQWIAGLPNYIKGLLTDLSCES; encoded by the coding sequence ATGGTACACCAGAACGCTCTGTCTGAAAAGAGTTTGCATCGAATTACATCGTTGTTTGTTACTTTAAAAATCGGCCACTTGCTGCGCCAGGCCGGCATTCGCAAGTCGTTCGGTATGCCAGCGCTGGAAGTTTTTCAGCTTCTGTTCACGCTTGTTTTCCAACAGCGTAATTGGTATCGCCTGTTAGAGAGTGAGCGCTCCTCGGTGCCCGGCAAGGACGTCATCTATCGTTTTCTTAACCATTCCGGCTTTGCGTGGCGTAAATTCCTTCATAGCCTAAGTCTCTTGGTTGTTCGGCGCTTCGAATCTCTCATTTCAAGTTCTCGTACTCGCGTGTTTATCGTAGACGATTCTGTTTTGAAGCGAAATCGAAGCAAGAAAGCAGAACTGTTGGCTCGCGTTCATGATCATACGACAGGTCGATTCGTCCGCGGTTACAATATGCTCACGCTGGGTTGGTCGGATGGCTTCAGTTTTGCTCCCATCGATTTTGTCATGCTCAGTTCCGCTAAGATCACCAACCGTTTTTGTGAAATAAAAGATAACTTGTCGAAGCGGACTCAAGGATATAAGCGTCGCTTGGAAGCATTCACCCGTAAGCCAGATGCGGTCGTAGAATTACTCAAACGTGCGATTCGGGCTGGTTTTGCTGCTGATTTTGTGCTCATGGATAGCTGGTTTACGCAAGCGCCACTTTTGCGAAGCCTTATGTCGGAAGGGCTTCACGTCATCGGGATGATCAAGGACATGAAGCAGCGCTATGTCTTGGGTGAAGACCTCGTCACGTTGAAGGAGCTTTACCAAAGGCTGCCGCGATCGACCAAAATAGATGTACTCGGCTCGTTTCTTGTTCAAACAGCTTGTGGACTGCCAATTCGACTCGTATTTGTGCAAAACCGTAACTGTCGTAGGGAATGGCTTGTTATCTTGAGCACCGATACCGAACTGAGCGACACGGAAATCGTGAGGATTTACGGAATGCGGTGGAGCATAGAAACCTTCTTTAAATTCACTAAATCCCATTTGAAGCTTGGGACGGAGTTCCAAGGCAGATCGTTCGATTCGCTGATTTGCCATACGACGATTGTGTTCAGTCGTTACTTGTTATTAGAATGGGAACGTCGTGCGAATCAGGATGCTCGTTCACTTGGAGGTCTCTTCTTCCTATTTGCAGACGAAGTTCGGGAACTTGACTTCAAATCGGCGCTACAACAAATCGTGGTGTTCTTCTTGGAGTTGACCAAAACCAAGACGAAAAGGGAGAGGTCTGCACTTATTTGTCAAGTCCAACAATGGATTGCTGGTTTGCCCAACTATATCAAGGGTTTACTGACTGATCTTAGCTGCGAAAGTTGA
- a CDS encoding ABC transporter permease: MASKWEAAEHVPFQFATARQKRAFIRKHALLYIISIPGVLFFLVFKYIPLAGSVIAFQNYNIFRGISGSPWVGLEHFQRMFAYTEFIGILKNTLLIGLYDLLFAFPVPILLALLLNELRVAIFKRIIQTVIYMPHFLSWVIVGGIIVGLLSPTSGFVNHMLKMFGIEPIYFLGEKSYIRSILVGAGVWRDSGWGTIIYLAAIAGINPDLYEAAQIDGASRLRQTFSITVPLILPTITILFLLHIGNFLDFGFERVYVFLNPLNSENGEIIDTYVYRAGLVDRQYSYTTAVGLFKSLVGLALIMIGNALSRRTTGESLY; the protein is encoded by the coding sequence ATGGCAAGCAAATGGGAAGCGGCGGAACATGTTCCGTTTCAGTTCGCGACCGCCCGGCAGAAGCGCGCTTTTATCCGCAAGCATGCGCTGCTTTACATCATTTCGATACCCGGCGTGCTGTTTTTTCTTGTGTTCAAGTATATTCCGCTTGCCGGATCGGTGATCGCTTTTCAGAACTACAATATTTTTCGCGGGATTTCCGGATCGCCGTGGGTCGGGCTGGAGCATTTTCAGAGGATGTTCGCCTACACCGAATTTATCGGCATTCTGAAAAATACGCTGCTGATCGGACTGTACGATCTCCTCTTTGCCTTTCCGGTACCGATCCTGCTCGCGCTGCTGCTCAATGAACTGCGTGTCGCCATATTCAAGCGAATCATCCAAACCGTCATTTACATGCCCCATTTCTTGTCGTGGGTTATCGTCGGCGGCATTATCGTAGGTTTGCTGTCCCCGACCTCGGGCTTCGTGAATCACATGCTGAAGATGTTCGGCATCGAACCGATTTATTTCCTCGGCGAAAAAAGCTACATCCGCAGCATTCTCGTGGGCGCCGGCGTTTGGCGCGACAGCGGCTGGGGGACGATCATTTACTTGGCCGCGATTGCAGGGATTAACCCGGATCTGTACGAGGCCGCGCAAATCGACGGAGCCAGCCGGCTGCGGCAGACGTTTTCGATCACCGTGCCGCTCATTTTGCCGACGATCACGATTTTGTTCCTGCTCCATATCGGCAATTTCCTCGACTTCGGCTTCGAGCGGGTGTACGTGTTCCTGAACCCGCTGAACAGCGAAAACGGCGAAATTATCGACACCTACGTCTACCGGGCCGGACTCGTCGACCGTCAATACAGCTATACGACGGCGGTCGGTTTGTTCAAATCGCTCGTCGGTCTCGCGTTAATCATGATCGGCAACGCCTTAAGCCGGAGAACGACAGGAGAAAGCCTTTACTGA
- a CDS encoding WD40/YVTN/BNR-like repeat-containing protein has translation MHTTFSLYKKGGHLLLAAFLLLTGCQASASSHPAGSTAPGGAAVSPPAAGADQPDNGNKPAAPDASGNAEAAKPGDRPAAPSAGTGSEPAPATEPRKLADMYFTNERLGWTVGETKMGSTIWKTSDKGASWNKSALQGVFVRGIGFAGETQGWAVGKTDCREQQGSRLCTGLQISHSADGGKTWSTQWTQKVQDVDFYSKDKVFVVNERQVYAIAGNRMLRTVDGGQHWSLVDFQIGPFLAEQAVFLTDGKNGWVMGRVGKGCKPNESTGEQCAVAVVNTADGGQHWKLQWSPDNSTGLQTVGISFINPSKGWMMILSMETLQSSLYGTTDGGTHWSKISEMRGGRPYTRGLQFVSETTGFVPLSAGAGPVGGGLAVTRDGGKNFERKIEEGKEWSFEQLQFFSEQAGWVRVFDPSKGDYLMYTADGGNTWKTSVPQQ, from the coding sequence ATGCACACAACTTTTTCTCTATATAAAAAAGGAGGACATCTGCTGCTGGCTGCTTTTTTGCTGCTGACGGGCTGTCAGGCCTCGGCCTCTTCCCATCCGGCGGGCAGCACCGCGCCCGGAGGGGCGGCCGTTTCGCCGCCAGCTGCAGGTGCGGACCAGCCGGACAACGGCAATAAACCGGCAGCGCCGGACGCAAGCGGCAATGCCGAAGCCGCAAAGCCGGGAGATCGGCCTGCTGCGCCGTCCGCCGGTACGGGCAGCGAGCCGGCTCCGGCGACAGAGCCGCGGAAGCTGGCCGATATGTATTTTACCAACGAACGTTTGGGCTGGACGGTTGGAGAAACGAAGATGGGCTCGACGATTTGGAAAACGTCGGATAAGGGCGCCTCATGGAACAAATCCGCTTTGCAGGGCGTGTTCGTAAGGGGAATCGGCTTCGCAGGCGAGACCCAGGGCTGGGCGGTCGGAAAAACGGACTGCCGGGAGCAGCAGGGAAGCCGCTTATGCACCGGTTTGCAGATCTCCCATTCCGCGGACGGAGGAAAAACGTGGAGCACGCAATGGACGCAAAAGGTACAGGACGTTGACTTTTACAGCAAAGATAAAGTGTTTGTGGTGAATGAGCGGCAAGTGTACGCGATCGCCGGGAATCGGATGCTGCGCACCGTAGATGGAGGTCAGCATTGGAGCTTGGTCGATTTTCAGATCGGGCCGTTCCTCGCGGAACAGGCTGTGTTTTTGACGGACGGTAAGAACGGCTGGGTCATGGGACGCGTCGGAAAAGGCTGCAAGCCGAACGAATCGACGGGAGAGCAGTGCGCGGTTGCCGTCGTGAACACGGCGGACGGCGGGCAGCACTGGAAGCTGCAGTGGTCGCCGGACAATTCGACGGGGCTGCAGACGGTGGGCATTTCGTTTATTAACCCGAGCAAGGGCTGGATGATGATTTTGAGCATGGAGACGCTGCAGTCCAGCTTGTACGGAACGACGGACGGCGGGACGCATTGGTCGAAAATTTCCGAGATGCGGGGCGGCAGGCCGTATACCCGGGGGCTGCAGTTCGTCTCGGAGACGACCGGATTTGTGCCGCTAAGCGCGGGAGCAGGGCCGGTCGGCGGCGGTCTCGCCGTGACCCGGGACGGTGGGAAGAATTTCGAACGCAAAATTGAGGAAGGCAAGGAGTGGAGCTTCGAGCAGCTGCAGTTTTTCTCCGAGCAGGCCGGCTGGGTGCGCGTCTTCGATCCGTCTAAAGGTGACTACCTTATGTATACGGCTGATGGCGGCAATACGTGGAAGACCAGCGTTCCGCAGCAGTAG